Proteins encoded together in one Bombus vancouverensis nearcticus chromosome 14, iyBomVanc1_principal, whole genome shotgun sequence window:
- the kcc gene encoding solute carrier family 12 member kcc isoform X3 — protein sequence MDRFRVTPANNTSQYAQHQQPSLDYDPPLNGAQLEHQHLVPKSASECDGGGTGGDGDSMVGGGNSEKKTEYETNLFLYSEEMEVRPRISTLLTRLSDYSNTIPAATDPDAKPSPVQSGARMGTLIGVFLPCIQNIFGVILFIRLTWVVGTAGAIQGFFIVLCCCCVTMLTAISMSAIATNGVVPAGGSYFMISRSLGPEFGGAVGMLFYTGTTLAAAMYIIGAVEIVLTYMAPSLSIFGDFTKDPSIMYNNFRVYGTCLLIVMGTIVFIGVKFVNKFATVALACVILSIVAVYVGLFYNIYGNESLKMCILGKRLLKDINVLTECNKNVSGVLHQIYCGNSTTKCDPYYVENNVTIVNGIRGLASGVFLENIWNSFQDEGQLIAYGKDPKDMDQMATSSYNQIQVDLTTTFTILIGIFFPSVTGIMAGSNRSGDLADAQKSIPIGTICAILTTSTVYLSSVLLFAGTVDNLLLRDKFGQSIGGKLVVANMAWPNQWVILIGSFLSTLGAGLQSLTGAPRLLQAIAKDSIIPFLTPFATSSSRGEPTRALLLTIIICQCGILLGNVDYLAPLLSMFFLMCYGFVNLACALQTLLRTPNWRPRFKYYHWSLSFLGLSLCIAIMFMTSWYYALLAMGMAGCIYKYIEYCGAEKEWGDGIRGLALSAARYSLLRLEEGPPHTKNWRPQILILAKLTDDLVPKYRKLFAFASQLKAGKGLTICVSCIGGDYIQNTGRILAAKVNLRKTMGEEKVKGFVDVLVVRDVVDGLSSLIQTTGLGGMKPNTVILGWPYRWKQSQEERNWRGFLQTVRAVAAARMALLVPKGINFFPDSTEKVVGNIDVWWIVHDGGLLMLLPFLLKQHRTWKNCKMRIFTVAQMEDNSIQMKKDLKKFLYDLRIEAEVEIVEMMDSDISAYTYERTLMMEQRNQMLRELRLNKKESLGVVQAIVDHHHNVDVKIATKVRFQEPGSQNPNAVDEAQEKLVQETEASKEGEPGEVNETGEEAKEVNEEEAKLIGGSPKQENKDNTENTEKEAKENEEKKTDSPESKKPAITPDEGNVRRMHTSIKLNEVIVKKSKNAQLVILNLPGPPRDTSVERESNYMEFLEVLTEGLERVLMVRGGGREVITIYS from the exons GCGATGGCGGCGGCACCGGCGGAGATGGCGACTCCATGGTGGGCGGCGGTAATTCCGAGAAGAAGACGGAATACGAGACGAATCTCTTCCTCTATAGC gAAGAGATGGAAGTCCGCCCTCGAATCTCTACGCTCCTCACCCGCCTGTCGGATTACAGCAACACGATTCCAGCTGCAACCGATCCGGACGCCAAACCTTCGCCTGTTCAAAGTGGAGCACGAATGGGTACCTTGATCGGTGTCTTTTTGCCCTGCATCCAAAATATCTTCGGTGTTATTCTCTTCATTCGTTTGACTTGGGTCGTTGGGACGGCAGGCGCCATTCAAGGTTTCTTCATCGTGCTATGTTGTTGCTGCGTG ACAATGCTGACCGCCATCAGCATGAGTGCCATCGCGACCAATGGTGTGGTACCAGCCGGAGGATCCTACTTCATGATATCCAGAAGTTTAGGACCAGAATTTGGTGGTGCTGTGGGAATGCTCTTCTACACGGGTACCACCTTAGCTGCTGCCATGTACATTATCGGTGCTGTTGAAATTGTCTTG ACTTACATGGCGCCGTCGCTCAGTATATTCGGTGACTTCACCAAAGACCCAAGCATCATGTATAATAACTTCCGAGTATACGGGACGTGTCTACTTATAGTAATGGGCACCATCGTGTTCATCGGCGTCAAGTTCGTCAACAAGTTCGCCACGGTCGCCCTAGCCTGCGTTATCCTCTCCATCGTGGCCGTCTATGTCGGCTTATTCTACAACATCTACGGCAACGAGTCCCTCAA GATGTGTATTCTTGGCAAGAGGTTGTTAAAGGATATCAATGTACTGACCGAATGCAATAAAAACGTCAGCGGAGTTCTTCATCAAATTTACTGTGGAAACAGCACTACCAAGTGTGATCCTTACTACGTGGAAAATAATGTGACTATCGTGAATGGGATTCGCGGGTTGGCCAGTGGTGTATTTTTAG AGAACATATGGAACAGTTTCCAAGACGAAGGCCAATTGATTGCCTATGGAAAAGATCCCAAGGACATGGACCAAATGGCTACGTCTTCGTATAACCAGATCCAGGTCGATCTTACCACTACCTTCACCATTCTCATCGGTATCTTCTTCCCTTCGGTCACAG GAATCATGGCTGGTTCCAATAGATCGGGTGACCTCGCAGACGCTCAGAAATCTATTCCCATCGGCACTATTTGCGCCATTTTGACAACCTCGACAGTGTACCTGTCCAGTGTCCTGCTCTTTGCCGGTACGGTAGATAACCTTCTACTTCGAGACAAGTTTGGACAAAGTATCGGTGGCAAACTGGTGGTAGCGAACATGGCCTGGCCCAATCAGTGGGTCATCTTGATCGGCTCCTTCTTATCCACCCTCGGTGCTGGTCTCCAATCTTTAACAGGCGCTCCGCGATTGCTTCAAGCCATTGCCAAGGATAGTATCATTCCTTTCTTGACTCCCTTCGCCACCAGCTCGAGTCGCGGAGAACCTACGAGAGCTCTGCTATTGACGATCATCATCTGTCAGTGTGGCATTCTCCTTGGCAACGTCGACTACTTGGCTCCCTTGCTATCCATGTTCTTCCTGATGTGTTACGGTTTCGTGAACCTGGCCTGCGCTCTACAGACTCTTCTCAGAACACCAAATTGGAGACCAAGATTTAAATACTACCACTGGAGTCTTTCATTCCTCGGTCTGTCCCTCTGTATCGCCATCATGTTCATGACCAGCTGGTACTATGCTTTATTGGCCATGGGAATGGCTGGGTGCATTTACAAATATATCGAATACTGCGGCGCTGAAAAGGAATGGGGTGACGGGATCCGTGGTCTGGCTCTATCCGCCGCTCGTTATTCTCTTTTAAGATTAGAAGAAGGACCACCTCATACGAAGAATTGGCGGCCACAGATTCTCATCTTGGCCAAACTGACGGACGATCTGGTGCCCAAGTATCGCAAGTTATTCGCGTTTGCCAGTCAGCTGAAGGCTGGTAAAGGTCTCACGATCTGCGTCAGCTGCATTGGCGGAGATTACATTCAAAACACTGGTAGAATTCTGGCTGCAAAGGTGAATCTGCGCAAAACGATGGGAGAGGAGAAGGTGAAAGGATTCGTGGACGTATTGGTTGTCAGGGACGTTGTCGATGGACTTAGTTCTTTGATCCAAACGACTGGATTGGGTGGAATGAAGCCTAATACCGTGATCCTTGGCTGGCCCTATCGCTGGAAGCAGTCGCAGGAGGAAAGGAATTGGAGGGGATTCTTGCAGACCGTCAGAGCAGTCGCGGCAGCCAGGATGGCTCTTTTGGTGCCTAAAGGAATTAACTTCTTCCCTGACTCGACGGAGAAAGTGGTGGGAAATATCGATGTCTGGTGGATCGTTCACGATGGTGGTCTCTTGATGTTGTTACCGTTCCTGCTGAAGCAACATCGCACATGGAAGAATTGCAAAATGAGGATTTTCACCGTAGCACAGATGGAGGATAATTCTATTCAGATGAAGAAAGACTTGAAGAAGTTCCTATACGATTTGAGGATCGAAGCTGAGGTGGAGATCGTTGAGATG ATGGATTCCGACATATCCGCGTACACGTACGAGCGAACCTTGATGATGGAGCAGAGGAACCAGATGCTGCGGGAGTTGCGGCTGAACAAGAAGGAGTCCCTAGGAGTG GTACAGGCGATCGTGGACCATCACCACAATGTTGACGTGAAGATTGCCACCAAGGTGAGATTCCAGGAGCCTGGAAGCCAAAATCCAAACGCGGTGGACGAGGCGCAGGAGAAACTGGTGCAAGAGACGGAGGCGAGTAAAGAGGGAGAGCCAGGAGAAGTTAACGAAACCGGAGAGGAAGCCAAGGAGGTCAACGAGGAGGAAGCGAAATTAATTGGTGGATCGCCGAAACAGGAGAACAAGGATAACACGgaaaacacggagaaagaaGCAAAAGAAAACGAGGAGAAGAAAACTGATAGCCCGGAGTCTAAGAAACCTGCAATTACACC GGACGAGGGCAACGTAAGACGTATGCACACTTCCATCAAACTGAACGAGGTGATCGTAAAGAAGAGCAAAAACGCTCAGTTAGTCATCCTGAATCTTCCTGGACCACCAAGGGACACCTCAGTGGAACGTGAATCAAACT ACATGGAATTCCTAGAGGTTCTTACCGAAGGTCTGGAGAGGGTGCTGATGGTGCGTGGTGGCGGACGAGAGGTTATCACCATCTACTCGTGA
- the kcc gene encoding solute carrier family 12 member kcc isoform X4: MSESTPKSQGKTVPDGSPARMEAGDGGGTGGDGDSMVGGGNSEKKTEYETNLFLYSEEMEVRPRISTLLTRLSDYSNTIPAATDPDAKPSPVQSGARMGTLIGVFLPCIQNIFGVILFIRLTWVVGTAGAIQGFFIVLCCCCVTMLTAISMSAIATNGVVPAGGSYFMISRSLGPEFGGAVGMLFYTGTTLAAAMYIIGAVEIVLTYMAPSLSIFGDFTKDPSIMYNNFRVYGTCLLIVMGTIVFIGVKFVNKFATVALACVILSIVAVYVGLFYNIYGNESLKMCILGKRLLKDINVLTECNKNVSGVLHQIYCGNSTTKCDPYYVENNVTIVNGIRGLASGVFLENIWNSFQDEGQLIAYGKDPKDMDQMATSSYNQIQVDLTTTFTILIGIFFPSVTGIMAGSNRSGDLADAQKSIPIGTICAILTTSTVYLSSVLLFAGTVDNLLLRDKFGQSIGGKLVVANMAWPNQWVILIGSFLSTLGAGLQSLTGAPRLLQAIAKDSIIPFLTPFATSSSRGEPTRALLLTIIICQCGILLGNVDYLAPLLSMFFLMCYGFVNLACALQTLLRTPNWRPRFKYYHWSLSFLGLSLCIAIMFMTSWYYALLAMGMAGCIYKYIEYCGAEKEWGDGIRGLALSAARYSLLRLEEGPPHTKNWRPQILILAKLTDDLVPKYRKLFAFASQLKAGKGLTICVSCIGGDYIQNTGRILAAKVNLRKTMGEEKVKGFVDVLVVRDVVDGLSSLIQTTGLGGMKPNTVILGWPYRWKQSQEERNWRGFLQTVRAVAAARMALLVPKGINFFPDSTEKVVGNIDVWWIVHDGGLLMLLPFLLKQHRTWKNCKMRIFTVAQMEDNSIQMKKDLKKFLYDLRIEAEVEIVEMMDSDISAYTYERTLMMEQRNQMLRELRLNKKESLGVVQTLVDFNEVPAEENLPLVQAIVDHHHNVDVKIATKVRFQEPGSQNPNAVDEAQEKLVQETEASKEGEPGEVNETGEEAKEVNEEEAKLIGGSPKQENKDNTENTEKEAKENEEKKTDSPESKKPAITPDEGNVRRMHTSIKLNEVIVKKSKNAQLVILNLPGPPRDTSVERESNYMEFLEVLTEGLERVLMVRGGGREVITIYS; this comes from the exons GCGATGGCGGCGGCACCGGCGGAGATGGCGACTCCATGGTGGGCGGCGGTAATTCCGAGAAGAAGACGGAATACGAGACGAATCTCTTCCTCTATAGC gAAGAGATGGAAGTCCGCCCTCGAATCTCTACGCTCCTCACCCGCCTGTCGGATTACAGCAACACGATTCCAGCTGCAACCGATCCGGACGCCAAACCTTCGCCTGTTCAAAGTGGAGCACGAATGGGTACCTTGATCGGTGTCTTTTTGCCCTGCATCCAAAATATCTTCGGTGTTATTCTCTTCATTCGTTTGACTTGGGTCGTTGGGACGGCAGGCGCCATTCAAGGTTTCTTCATCGTGCTATGTTGTTGCTGCGTG ACAATGCTGACCGCCATCAGCATGAGTGCCATCGCGACCAATGGTGTGGTACCAGCCGGAGGATCCTACTTCATGATATCCAGAAGTTTAGGACCAGAATTTGGTGGTGCTGTGGGAATGCTCTTCTACACGGGTACCACCTTAGCTGCTGCCATGTACATTATCGGTGCTGTTGAAATTGTCTTG ACTTACATGGCGCCGTCGCTCAGTATATTCGGTGACTTCACCAAAGACCCAAGCATCATGTATAATAACTTCCGAGTATACGGGACGTGTCTACTTATAGTAATGGGCACCATCGTGTTCATCGGCGTCAAGTTCGTCAACAAGTTCGCCACGGTCGCCCTAGCCTGCGTTATCCTCTCCATCGTGGCCGTCTATGTCGGCTTATTCTACAACATCTACGGCAACGAGTCCCTCAA GATGTGTATTCTTGGCAAGAGGTTGTTAAAGGATATCAATGTACTGACCGAATGCAATAAAAACGTCAGCGGAGTTCTTCATCAAATTTACTGTGGAAACAGCACTACCAAGTGTGATCCTTACTACGTGGAAAATAATGTGACTATCGTGAATGGGATTCGCGGGTTGGCCAGTGGTGTATTTTTAG AGAACATATGGAACAGTTTCCAAGACGAAGGCCAATTGATTGCCTATGGAAAAGATCCCAAGGACATGGACCAAATGGCTACGTCTTCGTATAACCAGATCCAGGTCGATCTTACCACTACCTTCACCATTCTCATCGGTATCTTCTTCCCTTCGGTCACAG GAATCATGGCTGGTTCCAATAGATCGGGTGACCTCGCAGACGCTCAGAAATCTATTCCCATCGGCACTATTTGCGCCATTTTGACAACCTCGACAGTGTACCTGTCCAGTGTCCTGCTCTTTGCCGGTACGGTAGATAACCTTCTACTTCGAGACAAGTTTGGACAAAGTATCGGTGGCAAACTGGTGGTAGCGAACATGGCCTGGCCCAATCAGTGGGTCATCTTGATCGGCTCCTTCTTATCCACCCTCGGTGCTGGTCTCCAATCTTTAACAGGCGCTCCGCGATTGCTTCAAGCCATTGCCAAGGATAGTATCATTCCTTTCTTGACTCCCTTCGCCACCAGCTCGAGTCGCGGAGAACCTACGAGAGCTCTGCTATTGACGATCATCATCTGTCAGTGTGGCATTCTCCTTGGCAACGTCGACTACTTGGCTCCCTTGCTATCCATGTTCTTCCTGATGTGTTACGGTTTCGTGAACCTGGCCTGCGCTCTACAGACTCTTCTCAGAACACCAAATTGGAGACCAAGATTTAAATACTACCACTGGAGTCTTTCATTCCTCGGTCTGTCCCTCTGTATCGCCATCATGTTCATGACCAGCTGGTACTATGCTTTATTGGCCATGGGAATGGCTGGGTGCATTTACAAATATATCGAATACTGCGGCGCTGAAAAGGAATGGGGTGACGGGATCCGTGGTCTGGCTCTATCCGCCGCTCGTTATTCTCTTTTAAGATTAGAAGAAGGACCACCTCATACGAAGAATTGGCGGCCACAGATTCTCATCTTGGCCAAACTGACGGACGATCTGGTGCCCAAGTATCGCAAGTTATTCGCGTTTGCCAGTCAGCTGAAGGCTGGTAAAGGTCTCACGATCTGCGTCAGCTGCATTGGCGGAGATTACATTCAAAACACTGGTAGAATTCTGGCTGCAAAGGTGAATCTGCGCAAAACGATGGGAGAGGAGAAGGTGAAAGGATTCGTGGACGTATTGGTTGTCAGGGACGTTGTCGATGGACTTAGTTCTTTGATCCAAACGACTGGATTGGGTGGAATGAAGCCTAATACCGTGATCCTTGGCTGGCCCTATCGCTGGAAGCAGTCGCAGGAGGAAAGGAATTGGAGGGGATTCTTGCAGACCGTCAGAGCAGTCGCGGCAGCCAGGATGGCTCTTTTGGTGCCTAAAGGAATTAACTTCTTCCCTGACTCGACGGAGAAAGTGGTGGGAAATATCGATGTCTGGTGGATCGTTCACGATGGTGGTCTCTTGATGTTGTTACCGTTCCTGCTGAAGCAACATCGCACATGGAAGAATTGCAAAATGAGGATTTTCACCGTAGCACAGATGGAGGATAATTCTATTCAGATGAAGAAAGACTTGAAGAAGTTCCTATACGATTTGAGGATCGAAGCTGAGGTGGAGATCGTTGAGATG ATGGATTCCGACATATCCGCGTACACGTACGAGCGAACCTTGATGATGGAGCAGAGGAACCAGATGCTGCGGGAGTTGCGGCTGAACAAGAAGGAGTCCCTAGGAGTG GTGCAGACATTGGTGGACTTCAACGAGGTACCCGCTGAAGAAAATTTACCTCTG GTACAGGCGATCGTGGACCATCACCACAATGTTGACGTGAAGATTGCCACCAAGGTGAGATTCCAGGAGCCTGGAAGCCAAAATCCAAACGCGGTGGACGAGGCGCAGGAGAAACTGGTGCAAGAGACGGAGGCGAGTAAAGAGGGAGAGCCAGGAGAAGTTAACGAAACCGGAGAGGAAGCCAAGGAGGTCAACGAGGAGGAAGCGAAATTAATTGGTGGATCGCCGAAACAGGAGAACAAGGATAACACGgaaaacacggagaaagaaGCAAAAGAAAACGAGGAGAAGAAAACTGATAGCCCGGAGTCTAAGAAACCTGCAATTACACC GGACGAGGGCAACGTAAGACGTATGCACACTTCCATCAAACTGAACGAGGTGATCGTAAAGAAGAGCAAAAACGCTCAGTTAGTCATCCTGAATCTTCCTGGACCACCAAGGGACACCTCAGTGGAACGTGAATCAAACT ACATGGAATTCCTAGAGGTTCTTACCGAAGGTCTGGAGAGGGTGCTGATGGTGCGTGGTGGCGGACGAGAGGTTATCACCATCTACTCGTGA
- the kcc gene encoding solute carrier family 12 member kcc isoform X5 has translation MSNSGAIPLILVKKEQLVEGDGGGTGGDGDSMVGGGNSEKKTEYETNLFLYSEEMEVRPRISTLLTRLSDYSNTIPAATDPDAKPSPVQSGARMGTLIGVFLPCIQNIFGVILFIRLTWVVGTAGAIQGFFIVLCCCCVTMLTAISMSAIATNGVVPAGGSYFMISRSLGPEFGGAVGMLFYTGTTLAAAMYIIGAVEIVLTYMAPSLSIFGDFTKDPSIMYNNFRVYGTCLLIVMGTIVFIGVKFVNKFATVALACVILSIVAVYVGLFYNIYGNESLKMCILGKRLLKDINVLTECNKNVSGVLHQIYCGNSTTKCDPYYVENNVTIVNGIRGLASGVFLENIWNSFQDEGQLIAYGKDPKDMDQMATSSYNQIQVDLTTTFTILIGIFFPSVTGIMAGSNRSGDLADAQKSIPIGTICAILTTSTVYLSSVLLFAGTVDNLLLRDKFGQSIGGKLVVANMAWPNQWVILIGSFLSTLGAGLQSLTGAPRLLQAIAKDSIIPFLTPFATSSSRGEPTRALLLTIIICQCGILLGNVDYLAPLLSMFFLMCYGFVNLACALQTLLRTPNWRPRFKYYHWSLSFLGLSLCIAIMFMTSWYYALLAMGMAGCIYKYIEYCGAEKEWGDGIRGLALSAARYSLLRLEEGPPHTKNWRPQILILAKLTDDLVPKYRKLFAFASQLKAGKGLTICVSCIGGDYIQNTGRILAAKVNLRKTMGEEKVKGFVDVLVVRDVVDGLSSLIQTTGLGGMKPNTVILGWPYRWKQSQEERNWRGFLQTVRAVAAARMALLVPKGINFFPDSTEKVVGNIDVWWIVHDGGLLMLLPFLLKQHRTWKNCKMRIFTVAQMEDNSIQMKKDLKKFLYDLRIEAEVEIVEMMDSDISAYTYERTLMMEQRNQMLRELRLNKKESLGVVQTLVDFNEVPAEENLPLVQAIVDHHHNVDVKIATKVRFQEPGSQNPNAVDEAQEKLVQETEASKEGEPGEVNETGEEAKEVNEEEAKLIGGSPKQENKDNTENTEKEAKENEEKKTDSPESKKPAITPDEGNVRRMHTSIKLNEVIVKKSKNAQLVILNLPGPPRDTSVERESNYMEFLEVLTEGLERVLMVRGGGREVITIYS, from the exons GCGATGGCGGCGGCACCGGCGGAGATGGCGACTCCATGGTGGGCGGCGGTAATTCCGAGAAGAAGACGGAATACGAGACGAATCTCTTCCTCTATAGC gAAGAGATGGAAGTCCGCCCTCGAATCTCTACGCTCCTCACCCGCCTGTCGGATTACAGCAACACGATTCCAGCTGCAACCGATCCGGACGCCAAACCTTCGCCTGTTCAAAGTGGAGCACGAATGGGTACCTTGATCGGTGTCTTTTTGCCCTGCATCCAAAATATCTTCGGTGTTATTCTCTTCATTCGTTTGACTTGGGTCGTTGGGACGGCAGGCGCCATTCAAGGTTTCTTCATCGTGCTATGTTGTTGCTGCGTG ACAATGCTGACCGCCATCAGCATGAGTGCCATCGCGACCAATGGTGTGGTACCAGCCGGAGGATCCTACTTCATGATATCCAGAAGTTTAGGACCAGAATTTGGTGGTGCTGTGGGAATGCTCTTCTACACGGGTACCACCTTAGCTGCTGCCATGTACATTATCGGTGCTGTTGAAATTGTCTTG ACTTACATGGCGCCGTCGCTCAGTATATTCGGTGACTTCACCAAAGACCCAAGCATCATGTATAATAACTTCCGAGTATACGGGACGTGTCTACTTATAGTAATGGGCACCATCGTGTTCATCGGCGTCAAGTTCGTCAACAAGTTCGCCACGGTCGCCCTAGCCTGCGTTATCCTCTCCATCGTGGCCGTCTATGTCGGCTTATTCTACAACATCTACGGCAACGAGTCCCTCAA GATGTGTATTCTTGGCAAGAGGTTGTTAAAGGATATCAATGTACTGACCGAATGCAATAAAAACGTCAGCGGAGTTCTTCATCAAATTTACTGTGGAAACAGCACTACCAAGTGTGATCCTTACTACGTGGAAAATAATGTGACTATCGTGAATGGGATTCGCGGGTTGGCCAGTGGTGTATTTTTAG AGAACATATGGAACAGTTTCCAAGACGAAGGCCAATTGATTGCCTATGGAAAAGATCCCAAGGACATGGACCAAATGGCTACGTCTTCGTATAACCAGATCCAGGTCGATCTTACCACTACCTTCACCATTCTCATCGGTATCTTCTTCCCTTCGGTCACAG GAATCATGGCTGGTTCCAATAGATCGGGTGACCTCGCAGACGCTCAGAAATCTATTCCCATCGGCACTATTTGCGCCATTTTGACAACCTCGACAGTGTACCTGTCCAGTGTCCTGCTCTTTGCCGGTACGGTAGATAACCTTCTACTTCGAGACAAGTTTGGACAAAGTATCGGTGGCAAACTGGTGGTAGCGAACATGGCCTGGCCCAATCAGTGGGTCATCTTGATCGGCTCCTTCTTATCCACCCTCGGTGCTGGTCTCCAATCTTTAACAGGCGCTCCGCGATTGCTTCAAGCCATTGCCAAGGATAGTATCATTCCTTTCTTGACTCCCTTCGCCACCAGCTCGAGTCGCGGAGAACCTACGAGAGCTCTGCTATTGACGATCATCATCTGTCAGTGTGGCATTCTCCTTGGCAACGTCGACTACTTGGCTCCCTTGCTATCCATGTTCTTCCTGATGTGTTACGGTTTCGTGAACCTGGCCTGCGCTCTACAGACTCTTCTCAGAACACCAAATTGGAGACCAAGATTTAAATACTACCACTGGAGTCTTTCATTCCTCGGTCTGTCCCTCTGTATCGCCATCATGTTCATGACCAGCTGGTACTATGCTTTATTGGCCATGGGAATGGCTGGGTGCATTTACAAATATATCGAATACTGCGGCGCTGAAAAGGAATGGGGTGACGGGATCCGTGGTCTGGCTCTATCCGCCGCTCGTTATTCTCTTTTAAGATTAGAAGAAGGACCACCTCATACGAAGAATTGGCGGCCACAGATTCTCATCTTGGCCAAACTGACGGACGATCTGGTGCCCAAGTATCGCAAGTTATTCGCGTTTGCCAGTCAGCTGAAGGCTGGTAAAGGTCTCACGATCTGCGTCAGCTGCATTGGCGGAGATTACATTCAAAACACTGGTAGAATTCTGGCTGCAAAGGTGAATCTGCGCAAAACGATGGGAGAGGAGAAGGTGAAAGGATTCGTGGACGTATTGGTTGTCAGGGACGTTGTCGATGGACTTAGTTCTTTGATCCAAACGACTGGATTGGGTGGAATGAAGCCTAATACCGTGATCCTTGGCTGGCCCTATCGCTGGAAGCAGTCGCAGGAGGAAAGGAATTGGAGGGGATTCTTGCAGACCGTCAGAGCAGTCGCGGCAGCCAGGATGGCTCTTTTGGTGCCTAAAGGAATTAACTTCTTCCCTGACTCGACGGAGAAAGTGGTGGGAAATATCGATGTCTGGTGGATCGTTCACGATGGTGGTCTCTTGATGTTGTTACCGTTCCTGCTGAAGCAACATCGCACATGGAAGAATTGCAAAATGAGGATTTTCACCGTAGCACAGATGGAGGATAATTCTATTCAGATGAAGAAAGACTTGAAGAAGTTCCTATACGATTTGAGGATCGAAGCTGAGGTGGAGATCGTTGAGATG ATGGATTCCGACATATCCGCGTACACGTACGAGCGAACCTTGATGATGGAGCAGAGGAACCAGATGCTGCGGGAGTTGCGGCTGAACAAGAAGGAGTCCCTAGGAGTG GTGCAGACATTGGTGGACTTCAACGAGGTACCCGCTGAAGAAAATTTACCTCTG GTACAGGCGATCGTGGACCATCACCACAATGTTGACGTGAAGATTGCCACCAAGGTGAGATTCCAGGAGCCTGGAAGCCAAAATCCAAACGCGGTGGACGAGGCGCAGGAGAAACTGGTGCAAGAGACGGAGGCGAGTAAAGAGGGAGAGCCAGGAGAAGTTAACGAAACCGGAGAGGAAGCCAAGGAGGTCAACGAGGAGGAAGCGAAATTAATTGGTGGATCGCCGAAACAGGAGAACAAGGATAACACGgaaaacacggagaaagaaGCAAAAGAAAACGAGGAGAAGAAAACTGATAGCCCGGAGTCTAAGAAACCTGCAATTACACC GGACGAGGGCAACGTAAGACGTATGCACACTTCCATCAAACTGAACGAGGTGATCGTAAAGAAGAGCAAAAACGCTCAGTTAGTCATCCTGAATCTTCCTGGACCACCAAGGGACACCTCAGTGGAACGTGAATCAAACT ACATGGAATTCCTAGAGGTTCTTACCGAAGGTCTGGAGAGGGTGCTGATGGTGCGTGGTGGCGGACGAGAGGTTATCACCATCTACTCGTGA